From one Deltaproteobacteria bacterium genomic stretch:
- a CDS encoding NADH-quinone oxidoreductase subunit A → MPAGIAIVLALGFCGMFVLLAVAVGPKRVTPVKLSPFECGSEPIGSPRARYSVKFYQVAILFLVFDIETAFMYPWAVLYRDELSVSATGGVSPFGFVEMLAFVAVLVVALTYVWRKKAIGWD, encoded by the coding sequence ATGCCCGCCGGGATCGCGATCGTCCTCGCGCTCGGCTTCTGCGGAATGTTCGTGTTGCTCGCGGTCGCCGTCGGCCCCAAGCGGGTCACGCCGGTCAAGCTGAGCCCGTTCGAGTGCGGATCGGAGCCGATCGGATCCCCGAGGGCTCGGTATTCCGTCAAATTCTACCAGGTCGCCATCCTTTTCCTGGTGTTCGACATCGAAACAGCGTTCATGTATCCGTGGGCCGTGCTGTACCGCGACGAGCTGTCGGTGTCCGCGACCGGCGGCGTGAGCCCGTTCGGCTTCGTCGAGATGCTCGCGTTCGTCGCGGTGCTCGTCGTAGCGCTCACGTACGTGTGGAGAAAGAAGGCGATCGGATGGGACTAG
- a CDS encoding NADH-quinone oxidoreductase subunit I, with protein sequence MPRVVADSHRNPKVRTVAVDRPAPERATFLRASLQGLGVTVKHFFRNVTTQRDVETIQYPEEKRPYPPRHRGLHRLMKRPDGRVRCVACMCCPTVCPAHCITIVPAETDDPTVEKYPAVFEIDELRCVVCGLCEEACPCDAIRMDSGLHAPPVEFRGDAIETKESMLARGDVSTATQGGVGPDWREVGPLGPRRD encoded by the coding sequence ATGCCCCGCGTCGTCGCCGACTCTCACCGCAACCCCAAGGTGCGCACCGTCGCAGTCGACCGTCCCGCGCCGGAGCGGGCCACGTTCTTGCGCGCGAGCCTGCAAGGGTTGGGTGTCACCGTCAAACACTTTTTCCGCAACGTCACCACGCAGCGCGACGTCGAGACCATTCAATACCCGGAGGAAAAGCGGCCCTACCCGCCGCGCCACCGCGGGCTTCATCGGTTGATGAAACGACCGGACGGTCGCGTGCGCTGTGTGGCGTGCATGTGCTGCCCGACGGTGTGCCCAGCGCACTGCATTACGATCGTTCCTGCGGAAACTGACGACCCGACGGTCGAAAAGTACCCCGCCGTGTTCGAGATCGACGAGCTTCGCTGCGTCGTGTGCGGGCTGTGCGAGGAGGCGTGTCCGTGCGACGCGATCCGCATGGACTCGGGCCTGCACGCGCCGCCGGTCGAGTTCCGCGGCGACGCGATCGAAACGAAGGAGTCGATGCTCGCGCGCGGTGATGTGAGCACCGCGACCCAGGGCGGAGTAGGCCCCGACTGGCGCGAGGTCGGCCCGCTCGGGCCGCGCCGCGACTAG
- a CDS encoding ferredoxin: MPRPDPPRTDLRRRPARHAAGQVRGLQHDRGDDRALQAHRRRHPRSAGSDLQLHRGRQRRAWLLRHRRRHRPPLQGARPVAMLHRVAGAAVDDPRRVDLRHHPDVRDDQHDRRRVRPMTHQPKTPAFANDQPGEIAQRSGGDTVTLTIDGREVTVPKGTNVLEAARKLGIEISAFCYHPGLPIAAVCRQCLVKIEKAPKPVPACQAVCGDGMVVSTCDPDVVDRRRQMLEFTLLNHPIDCPICDKAGECILQRLYFDHDAQHSRVDVPKVRKAKVVDVGPRIMLDQERCILCTRCIRVCDQVAGQHQLEMAFRGDREVLNTAPGERLDNPYSVNTVDVCPVGALTQKDFRFTLRAWELLMTPSICNGCATGCNIEIHHREGHVYRLRPRYCREVNKHWMCDEGRETYRELRDRRVAAPAVDGLPASWTAALSAAGQVLGAALDADRGAVGVVLSAQHTNEDNYVLAKLAREHWQVGRVYAVGRSPVPERADDILRDADVNPNTRGAHACAGDSAAGVDALAGDLRDGALRALVVLGGAEALADDVLDKAAGLDALIVLAAREVGLARVAKVLLPVAAWAEVDGTVTNRQGLVQRMHAAYPPPGAAVPAWEAAVKLGRATGAAVDYADAKSVFSEMIEHVPELSDAAWGKPAPLIQLRFAHSRG, encoded by the coding sequence GTGCCTCGACCAGATCCGCCCCGGACCGATCTGCGTCGACGACCTGCGCGTCACGCTGCCGGACAAGTCCGAGGTCTACAACACGATCGAGGCGATGATCGCGCACTTCAAGCTCATCGTCGACGGCATCCGCGTTCCGCCGGGTCAGACCTACAGCTTCACCGAGGGAGGCAACGGCGAGCTTGGCTTCTTCGTCATCGCCGACGGCACCGGCCGCCCCTACAAGGTGCACGTCCGGTCGCCATGCTTCATCGCGTTGCAGGCGCTGCCGTCGATGATCCGCGGCGCGTTGATCTCCGACATCATCCCGACGTTCGGGATGATCAACATGATCGGCGGAGAGTGCGACCGATGACCCACCAGCCGAAGACCCCCGCGTTCGCCAACGACCAGCCCGGCGAGATCGCCCAGCGCAGCGGCGGCGACACGGTGACGCTCACGATCGACGGCCGCGAGGTGACCGTGCCGAAGGGCACCAACGTCCTCGAGGCGGCGCGCAAACTCGGCATCGAGATCAGCGCGTTCTGCTACCACCCGGGACTGCCGATCGCGGCGGTGTGCCGGCAGTGCCTCGTCAAGATCGAAAAGGCGCCCAAGCCGGTGCCGGCGTGCCAGGCGGTGTGCGGCGACGGCATGGTGGTGTCGACGTGCGACCCGGACGTGGTCGATCGGCGGCGGCAGATGCTCGAGTTCACGCTGCTCAACCACCCGATCGACTGCCCGATCTGCGACAAAGCCGGCGAGTGCATCCTGCAGCGCCTGTATTTCGACCACGATGCCCAGCACTCGCGCGTCGACGTGCCGAAGGTCCGCAAGGCCAAGGTGGTCGACGTCGGTCCCCGCATCATGCTCGACCAGGAGCGGTGCATTCTGTGCACGCGGTGCATCCGTGTTTGCGATCAGGTGGCCGGCCAGCATCAGCTCGAGATGGCGTTCCGCGGCGACCGCGAAGTGCTCAACACCGCGCCGGGCGAACGGCTCGACAATCCCTATTCGGTCAACACGGTCGACGTGTGTCCCGTCGGCGCGCTCACGCAAAAGGACTTCCGGTTCACGCTGCGCGCCTGGGAACTGCTGATGACGCCATCGATCTGCAACGGCTGCGCGACCGGCTGCAACATCGAGATCCACCACCGCGAGGGGCACGTCTATCGACTGCGCCCGCGCTACTGCCGCGAGGTCAACAAGCACTGGATGTGCGACGAGGGGCGCGAGACCTACAGGGAACTGCGCGACCGACGCGTCGCGGCTCCCGCGGTCGACGGCTTGCCGGCGTCGTGGACGGCCGCGCTGTCGGCTGCCGGTCAGGTCCTGGGCGCCGCGCTCGACGCAGACCGGGGCGCCGTCGGCGTCGTCCTGTCGGCGCAGCACACCAACGAGGACAACTACGTCCTGGCAAAGCTCGCGCGCGAACACTGGCAGGTCGGCCGCGTCTACGCGGTCGGTCGCAGCCCGGTCCCCGAGCGCGCCGACGACATCTTGCGCGACGCCGACGTCAACCCGAACACCCGCGGCGCCCATGCGTGCGCCGGCGACTCCGCTGCCGGCGTGGACGCCCTCGCCGGCGACCTGCGCGACGGCGCACTGCGTGCCCTCGTCGTCCTCGGCGGCGCCGAGGCGCTCGCGGACGATGTGCTGGACAAGGCCGCCGGCCTCGACGCGCTCATCGTGCTGGCGGCACGCGAGGTCGGACTGGCGCGCGTAGCGAAGGTGCTGCTGCCGGTCGCGGCCTGGGCCGAAGTGGACGGCACGGTGACCAACCGGCAGGGCCTCGTCCAGCGGATGCACGCGGCCTACCCGCCGCCCGGTGCGGCCGTGCCGGCGTGGGAAGCCGCGGTCAAGCTCGGTCGCGCGACCGGGGCGGCCGTCGACTACGCCGACGCCAAGAGCGTCTTTTCCGAGATGATCGAACACGTCCCCGAGCTGTCCGACGCAGCCTGGGGCAAGCCGGCGCCGCTGATTCAACTGCGGTTCGCCCACTCGCGCGGATGA
- a CDS encoding macro domain-containing protein, with protein sequence MQVHVAQAQITNLPVDAIVNPANSMGIMGGGISGMIRRTGGDEIQREAMACAPIAVGAAAITTAGSLPAGCVIHAPIVEDPAHEVTAENVRRAARAALVAAAANELEVIAVPAMGTGFQGLAPAEAARAIVEEIRAHRRPFPTTIYLVDTDPEVIAAFEDALRNAQQGL encoded by the coding sequence ATGCAGGTGCACGTGGCTCAGGCGCAAATCACCAACCTGCCCGTGGACGCGATCGTCAACCCAGCGAACTCCATGGGGATCATGGGCGGCGGGATCTCCGGGATGATCCGGCGGACGGGAGGCGACGAGATCCAACGCGAGGCGATGGCGTGCGCCCCGATCGCGGTGGGAGCCGCGGCGATCACCACGGCCGGATCGCTGCCCGCCGGGTGCGTCATCCACGCGCCGATCGTCGAGGACCCGGCCCACGAGGTCACCGCGGAGAACGTGCGCCGGGCGGCCCGGGCGGCCCTCGTGGCCGCGGCCGCCAACGAACTCGAGGTGATCGCCGTGCCCGCCATGGGCACCGGCTTCCAAGGCCTGGCGCCCGCGGAGGCGGCCCGCGCCATCGTCGAAGAAATTCGCGCCCACCGGCGGCCTTTCCCGACGACCATCTACCTGGTCGACACGGACCCCGAGGTCATCGCAGCGTTCGAAGACGCGCTGCGAAATGCGCAGCAAGGGCTGTAG
- a CDS encoding NADH-quinone oxidoreductase subunit D, producing MSTVQTYVLGQKNAADLDAEQELPAELMTINMGPSHPAMHGTIRMVLQIDGERVVDADVQPGYLHRCFEKESEYATYTQIFPYTDRLNYVSPMLNNVGFALAVEKLLGIETPERCQYIRVIIGEMSRITDHLTCIGASAMEVGAFTAFLYLLKAREWFYELLEELSGARLTHSYVRIGGVARDLTADFDPKLRDLLNRTEGVLAEVETLLTNNRIFRQRMEGVSVVSRDDAIAWGFTGPLGRASGLDYDVRKDYPYLVYDRVEFDVPVGEHGDCFDRYLVRMEEMRQSIRILRQCLDQIRPGPICVDDLRVTLPDKSEVYNTIEAMIAHFKLIVDGIRVPPGQTYSFTEGGNGELGFFVIADGTGRPYKVHVRSPCFIALQALPSMIRGALISDIIPTFGMINMIGGECDR from the coding sequence ATGTCGACCGTCCAGACCTACGTCCTCGGCCAGAAGAACGCGGCCGATCTCGACGCCGAGCAGGAGCTGCCGGCGGAGCTGATGACCATCAACATGGGGCCGTCGCACCCGGCGATGCACGGCACCATCCGAATGGTCCTTCAGATCGACGGCGAGCGCGTCGTCGACGCCGACGTGCAGCCCGGCTACCTTCACCGCTGCTTCGAAAAAGAATCCGAATACGCCACGTACACGCAGATCTTTCCCTACACGGATCGCCTCAACTACGTGTCGCCGATGCTCAACAACGTCGGCTTTGCACTGGCGGTCGAGAAGCTGCTCGGCATCGAAACGCCGGAGCGGTGCCAGTACATCCGCGTCATCATCGGCGAGATGTCGCGCATCACCGATCACCTCACGTGCATCGGCGCATCGGCGATGGAGGTTGGCGCGTTCACCGCGTTCTTGTACCTGCTCAAGGCCCGCGAGTGGTTCTACGAGCTGCTCGAGGAGCTGTCGGGCGCTCGCCTGACCCACTCGTACGTGCGGATCGGCGGCGTTGCCCGCGACCTCACCGCGGACTTCGACCCGAAGTTGCGCGACCTGCTCAACCGCACCGAAGGTGTGCTGGCCGAAGTCGAGACACTACTGACCAACAACCGGATTTTCCGCCAGCGCATGGAGGGGGTGTCGGTGGTGTCGCGCGACGACGCGATCGCGTGGGGGTTCACCGGGCCGCTCGGCCGCGCCAGCGGCCTCGACTACGACGTGCGCAAGGACTACCCGTACCTCGTCTACGACCGCGTCGAATTCGACGTGCCGGTCGGCGAGCACGGCGACTGCTTCGACCGATATCTCGTCCGCATGGAGGAGATGCGCCAGTCGATCCGCATCCTGCGCCAGTGCCTCGACCAGATCCGCCCCGGACCGATCTGCGTCGACGACCTGCGCGTCACGCTGCCGGACAAGTCCGAGGTCTACAACACGATCGAGGCGATGATCGCGCACTTCAAGCTCATCGTCGACGGCATCCGCGTTCCGCCGGGTCAGACCTACAGCTTCACCGAGGGAGGCAACGGCGAGCTTGGCTTCTTCGTCATCGCCGACGGCACCGGCCGCCCCTACAAGGTGCACGTCCGGTCGCCATGCTTCATCGCGTTGCAGGCGCTGCCGTCGATGATCCGCGGCGCGTTGATCTCCGACATCATCCCGACGTTCGGGATGATCAACATGATCGGCGGAGAGTGCGACCGATGA
- a CDS encoding CPBP family intramembrane metalloprotease — protein sequence MRIVATIGDLLRRALPDQWRAIDAEHLPGRGTRVDWMPPIVFVTVAVSLTLQAYWGERSVFSRLFPRQDADWAGRYYDLAQFAWWAGWRVFGYLILPAVVIAAIPGQRVRDYYLGVGHLRRHAWAYVALLAAVAPLVAWASTRASFQHTYPFYKWANRSALDFWAWEALYAAQFISLEFFFRGFMLRGLERSMGSAAIFAMVVPYCMIHYGKPMPETLGAIVAGVVLGTLAMRTRSIWGGAALHIAVAVAMDLLAVGHCPPAASGLSCRPR from the coding sequence GTGCGGATCGTAGCGACGATCGGGGATCTGTTGCGGCGTGCGCTGCCGGACCAGTGGCGCGCGATCGATGCGGAGCACCTGCCCGGGCGGGGTACGCGCGTGGATTGGATGCCGCCAATCGTGTTCGTCACGGTCGCGGTGTCGTTGACGCTGCAGGCCTATTGGGGCGAGCGCTCCGTGTTTTCGCGGCTCTTTCCGCGCCAGGACGCCGATTGGGCCGGGCGGTACTACGACCTGGCCCAGTTTGCGTGGTGGGCCGGGTGGCGCGTGTTCGGTTACCTGATCTTGCCGGCTGTCGTGATCGCCGCGATCCCGGGACAGCGCGTGCGCGACTACTACCTGGGGGTGGGCCACCTGCGCCGGCACGCGTGGGCGTACGTGGCACTGCTCGCGGCGGTAGCGCCGCTCGTGGCGTGGGCGTCGACGCGCGCGTCGTTTCAGCACACGTATCCGTTCTACAAGTGGGCCAACCGCAGCGCGCTGGATTTCTGGGCCTGGGAAGCTCTGTACGCGGCTCAGTTCATCTCCCTGGAGTTCTTCTTTCGCGGCTTCATGTTGCGAGGGCTCGAACGCAGTATGGGGTCGGCCGCCATCTTTGCGATGGTCGTACCGTACTGCATGATCCACTACGGCAAGCCGATGCCCGAAACGCTCGGCGCAATCGTCGCGGGAGTGGTGCTGGGGACCCTCGCGATGCGGACGCGGTCCATCTGGGGCGGCGCCGCGCTGCACATCGCGGTCGCCGTCGCCATGGATCTGCTCGCCGTCGGCCACTGCCCGCCGGCGGCCTCCGGCCTGTCGTGTCGACCGCGGTGA
- a CDS encoding NADH-quinone oxidoreductase subunit C, with protein MAQRVLDDLAARFGDAVQTRSEHGDEIVVVSRDRLVDVATYLRDAPDLAFDAPVFATVIDWLGQGKEPRFEAVWGLRSSQHYHRIQIRVPLDEDDLRVPSLSGLWKGFGWPEREAFDMYGVRYDGHGDLRRILLYEEFVGHPLRKDYPKEKRQPLVRRDGANE; from the coding sequence ATGGCCCAGCGCGTACTCGACGACCTTGCGGCCCGCTTCGGCGACGCGGTGCAGACGCGCTCGGAACACGGCGACGAGATCGTCGTGGTCTCGCGCGACCGCCTGGTCGACGTCGCGACCTACCTTCGCGACGCGCCGGACCTGGCGTTCGACGCGCCGGTGTTCGCCACGGTGATCGACTGGCTCGGCCAGGGCAAGGAGCCGCGCTTCGAAGCGGTGTGGGGGCTGCGATCCTCGCAGCACTACCACCGCATCCAGATCCGGGTTCCGCTCGACGAAGACGACCTGCGCGTTCCGTCGCTGTCGGGCTTGTGGAAGGGGTTCGGCTGGCCGGAGCGCGAGGCGTTCGACATGTACGGGGTGCGGTACGACGGGCATGGCGACCTTCGCCGCATCCTCCTGTACGAGGAGTTCGTCGGGCACCCGCTGCGCAAGGACTACCCAAAGGAGAAGCGCCAGCCGCTCGTACGGCGCGACGGCGCGAACGAGTGA
- a CDS encoding NADH-quinone oxidoreductase subunit B, with protein MGLELTTTRLEDAAGWAKKARDAANWGRKYSLFTYPFVTACCGMEFMSVAASKYDIARFGAEFPRFSPRQSDLLMIVGTITERQGPVLRRVYDQMAEPKWVIAFGVCASTGGFYQNYSAMPGADQVVPVDVYIPGCPPRPEQVLDALILLQRRIQESRGHSQVAEAQPARR; from the coding sequence ATGGGACTAGAACTGACGACCACACGCCTCGAGGACGCGGCCGGCTGGGCGAAGAAGGCCCGCGACGCCGCCAACTGGGGCCGCAAGTACTCGCTGTTTACGTACCCCTTCGTCACCGCGTGCTGCGGCATGGAGTTCATGTCCGTGGCCGCGTCGAAGTACGACATCGCGCGGTTCGGCGCGGAGTTCCCGCGGTTTTCGCCGCGCCAGTCGGACCTGCTGATGATCGTCGGAACGATCACCGAGCGGCAGGGACCCGTGTTGCGCCGCGTCTACGACCAGATGGCCGAACCCAAATGGGTGATCGCATTCGGCGTGTGCGCATCGACCGGCGGGTTCTACCAGAACTACAGCGCGATGCCGGGAGCTGACCAGGTCGTCCCGGTCGACGTGTACATCCCGGGCTGCCCTCCGCGCCCCGAACAAGTGCTCGACGCGCTCATCCTGCTGCAGCGGCGCATTCAGGAGTCGCGCGGCCACTCGCAGGTGGCCGAGGCGCAGCCGGCACGCCGCTGA
- a CDS encoding NADH-quinone oxidoreductase subunit H, which translates to MMARFLLRVSLVLGLLAGLAATLAAAALVTAWLPAWLAAPVKWLALVLVFVMPVASLLTWAERRQSAMMQDRLGPNRANIGRVRAWGLLHFVADAVKMIGKEDFIPGRAHRGLFSLAPMLALAPVLIAFAIIPFGPDIYPDELFTVFDKWRPDREGGVAMQMFQVDFGLIFYFAILSISNFGATIAGWASYNKWALLGGLRASSQMMSYEVTMGLSLMGVFLVMGTLEPGAMVRWQGHNPVYWGAVVQLPALILFFTAAIAETKRGPFDLPEGESEIVGYFIEYSGIRWGMFFLAEFIEIVFISMVVATVFFGGWQFPFLDDDGFKLLGWAMYLDHWAVVVLRVLAFVLKVIALCWLQLTIRWTLPRFRPDQLMTLGWKRLLPLSLLNLMITALVTLWLGR; encoded by the coding sequence ATGATGGCTCGCTTCCTGCTCCGAGTATCGCTCGTCCTCGGCCTGCTGGCCGGGCTCGCCGCCACGCTCGCCGCGGCGGCGCTCGTGACCGCCTGGCTGCCGGCGTGGCTCGCCGCGCCGGTCAAATGGCTCGCGCTCGTCCTCGTGTTCGTCATGCCGGTCGCCTCGTTGCTCACGTGGGCCGAACGGCGCCAGAGCGCGATGATGCAAGACCGTCTCGGTCCCAACCGGGCCAACATCGGCCGCGTGCGCGCGTGGGGCCTGCTTCACTTTGTGGCCGACGCGGTCAAGATGATCGGCAAGGAGGACTTCATCCCCGGCCGCGCACACCGCGGGTTGTTCTCCCTTGCGCCGATGCTCGCGCTCGCACCGGTGCTCATCGCGTTCGCCATCATCCCGTTCGGCCCGGACATCTACCCCGACGAGCTGTTCACCGTATTCGACAAGTGGCGCCCCGATCGCGAAGGTGGCGTCGCGATGCAGATGTTCCAGGTCGACTTCGGCCTGATCTTCTACTTCGCGATCCTGTCGATTTCGAACTTCGGCGCGACGATCGCCGGGTGGGCGAGCTACAACAAGTGGGCGCTGCTCGGCGGGCTGCGGGCCTCGTCGCAGATGATGTCGTACGAGGTGACGATGGGGCTGTCGCTGATGGGCGTGTTCCTCGTCATGGGCACGCTGGAGCCCGGTGCGATGGTCCGCTGGCAAGGCCACAACCCGGTGTACTGGGGAGCGGTCGTCCAGTTGCCCGCGTTGATCCTGTTTTTCACCGCGGCCATCGCGGAGACGAAGCGCGGCCCGTTCGACCTGCCAGAAGGCGAGTCCGAGATCGTCGGTTATTTCATCGAATACTCGGGCATTCGCTGGGGCATGTTCTTTCTCGCCGAATTCATCGAGATCGTGTTCATTTCGATGGTCGTCGCGACCGTGTTCTTCGGCGGCTGGCAGTTCCCCTTCCTCGACGATGACGGTTTCAAGCTGCTCGGGTGGGCGATGTACCTCGACCACTGGGCCGTCGTCGTACTGCGCGTGTTGGCCTTCGTGTTGAAGGTCATCGCGCTGTGCTGGCTGCAGCTCACGATCCGATGGACGCTGCCGCGGTTCCGCCCCGACCAACTCATGACCCTCGGCTGGAAGCGACTGCTGCCGCTGTCGCTGCTCAACTTGATGATCACGGCGCTCGTCACGCTGTGGCTGGGGAGGTGA